One Halobaculum roseum DNA segment encodes these proteins:
- a CDS encoding ABC transporter permease: MATEQSDRATGRFELDDAQRERIHRFARKFRNNTKAMLGLTIVVSLVVVAIFARPIAVQGVTIQPFSLAPYPVAETNIPARTQPPSLAHPFGTDDLGRDIFSRVVVGSRISLYVGFGAISVALAVGAVLGVIAGYAGGLTDELVMRLMDAAMAFPPVLLALTLLVVLGPELSNVIIALAFVYTPYIARVSRSAALAERSESYVEAAVARGESNSRIVFSEVFPNCTAPMLVQGSLNVSFAILAEASLSFLGLGAQPPRPSWGLMINTGRGFMETAPWMLLFPALAIGIAVVGFNMLGDGLRDVLDPKVEAIE; the protein is encoded by the coding sequence GGCGACCGAACAGAGCGACCGAGCGACCGGCCGGTTCGAACTCGACGACGCACAGCGCGAGCGGATCCACCGGTTCGCCCGGAAGTTCCGAAACAACACGAAGGCGATGCTCGGGCTGACGATCGTCGTGTCGCTCGTGGTCGTCGCGATCTTCGCGCGACCGATCGCCGTCCAGGGGGTCACGATCCAGCCGTTCTCGCTGGCTCCGTACCCGGTCGCGGAGACGAACATCCCCGCCCGCACGCAGCCGCCGTCCCTGGCGCACCCGTTCGGGACCGACGACCTCGGCCGCGACATCTTCAGCCGCGTCGTCGTCGGGAGCCGGATCTCGCTGTACGTCGGCTTCGGCGCCATCTCGGTCGCGCTCGCCGTCGGCGCGGTCCTCGGCGTCATCGCCGGCTACGCCGGCGGACTGACCGACGAACTGGTGATGCGACTGATGGACGCCGCCATGGCGTTCCCGCCCGTCCTGCTCGCGCTCACGCTCCTCGTCGTGTTGGGGCCGGAGCTGAGCAACGTCATCATCGCGCTGGCGTTCGTGTACACGCCGTACATCGCCCGGGTCTCCCGGAGCGCGGCGCTGGCCGAACGCAGCGAGTCGTACGTGGAGGCGGCCGTCGCGAGGGGCGAGAGCAACTCGCGGATCGTCTTCAGCGAGGTGTTCCCCAACTGTACCGCCCCGATGCTGGTGCAGGGGTCGCTGAACGTCTCGTTCGCCATCCTGGCGGAAGCGAGCCTCTCGTTCCTCGGGCTCGGGGCACAGCCGCCCCGACCCTCGTGGGGACTCATGATCAACACGGGTCGCGGCTTCATGGAGACCGCGCCGTGGATGCTGCTGTTCCCGGCGCTGGCGATCGGTATCGCCGTCGTCGGGTTCAACATGCTCGGTGACGGGCTGCGCGACGTGCTCGACCCGAAGGTGGAGGCGATAGAATGA
- a CDS encoding ABC transporter ATP-binding protein has protein sequence MSADTPDATATDTKTTDATRERDATAAERDADAPLLDVRDLRTIFRTEDGEVVATDEVSFTLDHGETMGLVGESGAGKSVTARSLMRLIDSPGEITGGEVLFDGEDLLSYSEPEMRDVRGNRIAMIPQDPMSSLNPVMTVGEQIAETIRRHQGASKDEAHRQAIEAMDDVGIPDAAERVDDYPHEFSGGMRQRVLVAIGFSCEPDLIIADEPTTALDVTTQAKILELLNDMQEREGTAVLMITHNLGVVAQTCDHVGVMYAGNLVETAPLEDLFDRPRHPYTRALIDSIPEVDASYDELPTLDGSMPDLADLPSGCNFAPRCPHATEDCRAGGDPALDRVSGSSSRAACIHADDLDLSESAAPETEGGRDEVDRSGEPLFEVSGLKKHFAAGDGAFGSLSLTRGESGFPTFERRYVKAVDGIDFDVYPGETVGLVGESGCGKSTVARTALRLLEPTAGEVYFDGQPLHELGDTEVRSLRREMQMIFQDPGSSLNPRKTVGRIVGRAMEKHDIATGEEKRRRVGELLERVGLSAEAASKYPHEFSGGQQQRVAIAHALAVEPKLIVCDEPVSALDVSVQAQILNLLNEIQEERGLAYLFISHNIGVVRHSCDRVAVMYLGKIAEFGTVDQVFSAPFHPYTESLLSAVPEADPRRRPDRILLEGSVPSPIDPPSGCPFQTRCPKKIGDVCETDVPDLEDMGDGHRISCHLSVEEMSERDSFIGTPTPEAPGADSD, from the coding sequence ATGAGCGCCGACACACCGGACGCGACGGCGACGGACACGAAGACGACGGACGCGACGAGGGAACGCGACGCGACGGCCGCCGAGCGCGACGCCGACGCGCCGCTGCTCGACGTCCGCGACCTCCGGACGATCTTCCGGACCGAGGACGGCGAGGTCGTCGCCACCGACGAGGTGTCGTTCACCCTCGACCACGGCGAGACGATGGGGCTCGTCGGCGAGTCGGGCGCGGGCAAGTCCGTGACCGCCCGCTCGCTCATGCGCCTCATCGATTCCCCCGGCGAGATCACCGGCGGCGAAGTGCTGTTCGACGGCGAGGACCTCCTCTCGTACTCCGAGCCGGAGATGCGGGACGTTCGGGGCAACCGGATCGCGATGATCCCGCAGGACCCGATGTCCTCGCTCAACCCCGTGATGACCGTCGGCGAACAGATCGCCGAGACCATCCGCCGCCACCAGGGCGCCTCGAAGGACGAGGCGCACCGACAGGCGATCGAGGCGATGGACGACGTGGGGATCCCCGACGCCGCGGAGCGCGTCGACGACTACCCACACGAGTTCTCCGGCGGGATGCGCCAGCGCGTGCTGGTGGCGATCGGCTTCTCCTGTGAACCCGACCTCATCATCGCCGACGAGCCGACGACGGCGCTCGACGTGACCACGCAGGCGAAGATCCTCGAGCTCCTGAACGACATGCAGGAGCGCGAGGGGACGGCGGTGCTGATGATCACGCACAACCTCGGCGTCGTCGCACAGACGTGCGACCACGTCGGCGTGATGTACGCCGGGAACCTCGTCGAGACGGCGCCGCTCGAGGACCTGTTCGACCGCCCCCGCCACCCCTACACCCGGGCGCTCATCGACTCGATCCCGGAGGTCGACGCCTCCTACGACGAACTGCCGACGCTCGATGGGTCGATGCCCGATCTCGCAGACCTCCCCTCGGGCTGTAACTTCGCGCCGCGGTGTCCCCACGCCACGGAGGACTGTCGCGCGGGCGGCGACCCGGCGCTCGACCGCGTTTCGGGGTCGTCCTCGCGGGCCGCCTGCATCCACGCGGACGACTTGGACCTCTCGGAGAGCGCGGCGCCCGAAACCGAGGGCGGCCGCGACGAGGTCGACCGGAGCGGGGAGCCGCTGTTCGAGGTCAGCGGACTGAAGAAGCACTTCGCCGCCGGCGACGGCGCGTTCGGGAGCCTCTCGCTGACGCGCGGCGAGAGCGGGTTCCCGACGTTCGAGCGACGCTACGTGAAGGCGGTCGACGGGATCGACTTCGACGTCTACCCCGGCGAGACCGTCGGGCTCGTCGGCGAGTCCGGCTGCGGGAAGTCGACCGTCGCGCGCACCGCGCTTCGACTCCTCGAGCCCACGGCCGGCGAGGTGTACTTCGACGGGCAGCCGCTCCACGAGCTCGGCGACACCGAGGTCCGCAGCCTGCGCCGGGAGATGCAGATGATCTTCCAGGACCCCGGGAGCTCGCTGAACCCGCGAAAGACCGTCGGGCGGATCGTCGGCCGGGCGATGGAGAAACACGACATCGCCACCGGCGAGGAGAAGCGCCGCCGCGTCGGCGAACTGCTCGAACGGGTCGGCCTCTCCGCGGAGGCCGCCTCCAAATACCCCCACGAGTTCTCCGGGGGCCAACAGCAGCGCGTCGCCATCGCGCACGCGCTGGCGGTCGAGCCGAAGCTCATCGTCTGTGACGAGCCGGTGTCGGCGCTCGACGTGAGCGTCCAGGCGCAGATCCTCAACCTCCTGAACGAGATCCAGGAGGAACGCGGGCTCGCGTACCTGTTCATCTCGCACAACATCGGCGTCGTCCGCCACAGCTGCGACCGCGTCGCGGTCATGTACCTCGGCAAGATCGCCGAGTTCGGAACCGTCGATCAGGTGTTCTCGGCGCCGTTCCACCCCTACACCGAGAGCCTCCTGTCGGCGGTCCCCGAGGCGGACCCGCGGCGCAGGCCGGACCGGATCCTGCTCGAGGGGAGCGTCCCATCCCCGATCGACCCGCCGTCGGGCTGTCCGTTCCAGACGCGATGCCCGAAGAAGATCGGCGACG